The genomic DNA GGGCCGTACCGGGTGGAGGTGGAGGGCGCCACCTTCCGGGAGCGCTACACACGGGCCCTGCGCGCCTCGGCGGCCGCCGCCTCCGTCCTCACCCACGCGGTGGCCGGCGGGCCGGGAGATGCCTCGTTCTCCCGGGACGCGCTGGCGCTCTTCCACCTGCCGGGACCCCCCGCGCTGGCGCCCCCCCCGCCAGTCGCGGAGGCGGAGCGTGCGCTCGAGGCCTTCCTCGCGTCGACGGCGGGGACGGATGACGTGTCGCGGGCGCTGCGCGCGTTGACCTTGCACATGCTGGAGGGCCACGCGCCCCGCGTCTTCTCTCGTTGGGGATTGGAACCCACATTGCAGACAGCGGGGGCCGCACTCGCGGAGATATCCCTCTCACTCCCCGTGGGATTGGCGCCGGAGGAAGCCATGGCTCGGATTGATGCCTGGTTCGTGCGGCGCGAGCGAGGTTTTTCCACCGCGCCCCTGGCGCCCTCGTCCCTGCGTGCCTACCTGGAGCGCGCGGGCGGCGAGGGGCAGGGGTTATATGCGTGGCTACTGGGTGAGATGGTCGCGGCGTGTGGAATCGACGTGCGTCTCTCCATTCCGGAGCGCGCATACCGAGACGTGTCCCGCGTCGCGGATCTCTATTGGCTCACGCACCTCTACCTGCTCGATAGCCGTTACCTGCGAATCCCCGTGCGCTCACCCGACGCGGTGGCATGGACAGAGGAATTGCTCGCGGCCGCACCCTGGGTGCGGGAGCAGGGACTCGTGGATCTGGCGGCGGAAGTGGTCTTCTGCCTGCAATGTGTGGAGGAGTCTGGCGGAGGCGCGCATGCGTCGCTTCTGTCTTTGCTCATCGAGCGGCAGGACGCTCGCGGCGGGCTTGGAGATGCACACGCCACCGCGGCCGCGTTGCTCGCTTTGGCGGGCGCCTGCGAGCGCGCGCGCGGCTTCCACTGATACTACTGATACGCCCAAGGTAGGCCTTTTCCTCGATGGAGAAGGTGCCTTCGCTTTTCCAGACAAGACCTGTCGGGAGACGTGTGGCGGTGTGATCAGACACGTTCAACACTCAACGAGCCGCCATGGGAACGTCCAACGCCCCACGCGTCGGATGTCTGGCCTCACACCGCTAGGGCTTTTCTTGAGTTCCCGTGGATGCAGGGAAGGCCGCGCATCCGCATTCTGTGTTCACGGCCCTGGTGAGACCCAGGTGGCCGAGAGCCGGAGGTAGCGCCATGGGTTTCACGTCTTTCAAGGGTCTGTGGAGCGAGATGTCCGGGCGTGGGGCGGGGTTGAACATGGTGGTCTGGAGTCTGATGTCGGCACTGTCCGTGGGCGGTGCCGTGGGGTGTGGAGTCGAGCCGTCTCTCCAAGAGACGGCGGCGAACATGGAAACGCAGTCGCGAGCGCAGCGGGAGGGAAACGGCCTGTCGTTGAATGGTCTGTCGTTGAATGGCCTGTCGCTCAATGGTCTGTCGCTCAATGGCCTGTCGCTCAATGGCCTGTCGACCGAGGACTTCGCCAAGTGGTTCAATGCCAATATCGAGGGCCATTCCGCGCTGATGAGCTACATGGTGCTCTGCGCGGTGCCGCTGGGCGAGACGCGGCACTTCGAGAACCCGGCCACGGGCATGGCGTACACGTGGGTGGGAGGCCTGGGCCTGGCGCCGGAATGGTCGGGCGGGAAGCCGGCCACCGAGGTCGAGCAGCAGCTCGTCTCCGCGTGCCTGGCGGCCCACGTCAACAACTACAAGCTGCACGTCCCCATCTCCGTGCTCGGAGAAGACGCCCAGGGCACGCCCATCCCCTACACGGAGGAGGAGCTGACGACGTTCGCCCAGAACGAGTCGTGCTTCTTCGGCAACGTCTTCACCACGCTCAACCCGGGGCTCTTCGCGGGCAATGACCGGGGCTCCCTGGACCCGACCCAGAGCACGCCGCGGCCGTGCGGGCTGACGGGACTGGGCGGAGAGAGCCACCCGGCCTGCCCTCAAATCCAGCGCATCGGTCAGTGCAGTGACCACTGCGTGCTGGCGCCCGGGGACAAGTACTACGCCGAGTGCACGTACAAGGAGAAGACGTACAAGATGATCACCACCCGCATCCGCACCGAGGACGTGCACACCTGCGGTGATGGCGTGTGCCAGGTGGGCGAGCGCAAGGGGTCCGGCTACACGGCCGACAGCTGCAGCCTCGACTGCGGGACCTGAGCCCGGGGCCCGGAGAGGCTCCCCG from Melittangium boletus DSM 14713 includes the following:
- a CDS encoding M55 family metallopeptidase — encoded protein: MARALIIVDLEGVAGVDALGAVIAGAPGYSRARERVTAEVNALVEGLLAAGFEHVRVSDSHLSGSGGANLLTEALHPAVELHFLAEDAYAAPLFADVQAVACVGMHAAAGSGGFGAHTVDLLGHWTCAGRALSETDLVLGLAAEVGVPGLLVSGDDVLCDSLGGRVSGVCTKTALSLTEARSRPSEAVCAQLRLAAARPARPLEPVPEAPLVLTFKSQHQAGLAARTGARRAGPYRVEVEGATFRERYTRALRASAAAASVLTHAVAGGPGDASFSRDALALFHLPGPPALAPPPPVAEAERALEAFLASTAGTDDVSRALRALTLHMLEGHAPRVFSRWGLEPTLQTAGAALAEISLSLPVGLAPEEAMARIDAWFVRRERGFSTAPLAPSSLRAYLERAGGEGQGLYAWLLGEMVAACGIDVRLSIPERAYRDVSRVADLYWLTHLYLLDSRYLRIPVRSPDAVAWTEELLAAAPWVREQGLVDLAAEVVFCLQCVEESGGGAHASLLSLLIERQDARGGLGDAHATAAALLALAGACERARGFH